A genomic window from Tolypothrix sp. PCC 7910 includes:
- the ylqF gene encoding ribosome biogenesis GTPase YlqF, with amino-acid sequence MALTQNYKLNVIQWYPGHIAKAEKNLKEQLKRVDVVLEVRDARIPLATHHPQIEEWVGSKTRLLVMNRLDMISPQVRSLWIDWFKRQGEVAFFTNAQQGQGVTAVLKAAQAAGVELNKRRRDRGMLPRPVRAVVIGFPNVGKSALINRLLGKRVVESAARPGVTRQLRWVRISDQLELLDAPGVIPLKLENQEAALKLAICDDIGEASYDNQLVAAELVNILNYLQDVATDLLPTKPLEARYELDSSPHTGEAYLHALAEHRYKGDVERAARHLLTDYRKGLMGEIPLELPPN; translated from the coding sequence ATGGCTTTAACTCAAAACTATAAATTAAATGTGATCCAATGGTATCCCGGTCACATTGCTAAGGCGGAAAAGAATTTAAAAGAACAGCTAAAGCGGGTAGATGTAGTACTGGAGGTACGAGATGCACGTATTCCTTTGGCGACGCATCACCCGCAAATAGAAGAGTGGGTGGGAAGTAAAACGCGGTTATTAGTAATGAACCGCTTGGATATGATTTCTCCCCAAGTGCGATCGCTTTGGATAGACTGGTTTAAACGCCAAGGTGAGGTAGCTTTTTTTACTAATGCTCAACAGGGTCAAGGTGTAACAGCAGTGTTAAAAGCAGCACAAGCTGCTGGGGTAGAATTGAATAAAAGACGACGCGATCGCGGGATGTTACCTCGTCCTGTGCGCGCTGTAGTAATTGGTTTTCCTAACGTTGGTAAATCAGCTTTAATTAATCGGCTTTTAGGAAAAAGAGTAGTAGAAAGTGCAGCACGTCCGGGGGTGACTCGTCAACTGCGGTGGGTGAGGATTTCTGACCAATTAGAATTATTAGATGCTCCTGGCGTTATTCCCCTCAAGTTGGAAAACCAAGAAGCAGCATTAAAATTAGCTATTTGTGATGATATTGGCGAAGCGTCTTACGATAATCAACTAGTAGCAGCAGAATTAGTAAATATACTGAATTACCTTCAAGATGTAGCTACAGATTTATTACCAACTAAACCTTTGGAAGCACGCTATGAACTTGACTCTTCGCCCCACACAGGCGAAGCATATTTACACGCTTTAGCAGAACATCGCTATAAAGGCGATGTCGAAAGAGCCGCCAGACATCTTTTAACAGATTATCGTAAAGGTTTAATGGGCGAAATTCCCTTAGAATTACCTCCCAATTAG
- a CDS encoding DUF4142 domain-containing protein produces MMLNKILSTGLVAISISLATACAPTAQQDQNTSEAPSGTTQPVQTTETTSPTTSPTTAGQNNLSSADRAFMTEAAQGGLAEVQLGQLASQRGANNTVKQYAQRMVQEHTQANSQLQQLAKQKGVTLPTTLNSEHQQVKQQLTKLSGRNFDRQYMNHMVQDHEKTVALFQREAQEGQDADVKAFAAQTLPILQDHLQQAQSVANPGASTSTPTPSTTP; encoded by the coding sequence ATGATGCTTAACAAAATACTCTCTACCGGTTTAGTAGCAATCTCTATATCTCTAGCTACTGCTTGTGCTCCTACTGCCCAGCAAGACCAAAATACATCAGAAGCCCCGTCTGGTACAACTCAGCCTGTACAAACAACTGAAACTACATCACCAACCACATCACCTACTACTGCAGGGCAAAATAACCTCAGTTCTGCTGATAGGGCGTTTATGACTGAAGCTGCTCAAGGTGGTTTAGCAGAAGTTCAACTAGGACAACTTGCATCACAACGTGGCGCTAACAATACAGTCAAACAATATGCACAGCGCATGGTTCAAGAGCATACCCAAGCAAATAGTCAGCTTCAGCAGCTAGCAAAGCAAAAAGGTGTGACGTTACCAACCACTCTTAACAGCGAACATCAGCAAGTTAAACAACAGTTAACAAAGCTTTCCGGGCGTAACTTTGATCGCCAATACATGAACCACATGGTTCAAGATCATGAAAAAACTGTAGCCTTGTTTCAACGTGAAGCTCAAGAAGGACAAGATGCAGATGTGAAAGCATTTGCCGCACAAACATTACCCATCCTCCAAGACCACTTGCAACAGGCTCAATCTGTTGCTAATCCTGGAGCTTCAACCAGCACCCCAACACCAAGTACTACTCCGTAA
- a CDS encoding type 1 glutamine amidotransferase domain-containing protein — MIAELPNFRVAVLVTDGFEEPELIEPVRALKEAGARVEILSTKSGQIQEFRHHDKGISVSVDRLIDEAQASEYDAVLLPGGALNADTLRMGTKVQSFLQKMQENGKPFAAICHAPWELISANLVKGRTLTSYYTIQDDIRNAGGNWLDREVVVDKNWVTSRQPDDIPAFNQEMLNLFAQFTPAGSSSR; from the coding sequence ATGATTGCTGAATTACCAAATTTTAGAGTTGCAGTTTTAGTAACCGATGGCTTTGAAGAACCAGAACTTATAGAACCTGTACGAGCGCTTAAAGAAGCTGGTGCAAGAGTAGAAATTCTCTCGACAAAATCAGGACAAATCCAAGAGTTTCGGCATCATGATAAAGGAATAAGTGTGAGTGTTGATCGCCTGATTGATGAAGCACAAGCCAGCGAATATGATGCGGTGTTATTGCCTGGTGGGGCGCTTAATGCAGATACGCTAAGAATGGGGACAAAGGTGCAATCTTTCCTGCAAAAAATGCAGGAAAATGGGAAGCCATTCGCTGCTATTTGTCATGCACCTTGGGAATTAATTTCTGCCAACTTGGTAAAAGGACGCACCTTAACTAGTTATTACACAATTCAAGATGACATCCGTAATGCAGGTGGTAACTGGCTGGATCGGGAAGTTGTTGTAGATAAAAACTGGGTGACAAGCCGCCAACCAGATGATATCCCCGCATTCAATCAAGAAATGTTGAATCTATTTGCACAGTTTACACCGGCGGGATCTAGCTCACGTTAA
- a CDS encoding S-methyl-5'-thioadenosine phosphorylase produces MAEAQIGIIGGSGLYKMDALKDIEEVQVDTPFGSPSDALILGRLDGTKVAFLARHGRNHTLLPSELPFRANIYAMKQLGVKYLISASAVGSLKAEAKPLDMVIPDQFIDRTKNRISTFFGEGIVAHIAFGDPVCHNLAGVLADAIASLNLPEVTLHRGGTYVCMEGPAFSTKAESNLYRSWGATVIGMTNLPEAKLAREAEIAYATLALVTDYDCWHPDHDSVTVEMVIRNLQRNAVNAQKVIQETVRRLSENPPASDAHSALKYAILTQLDKAPTATKEKLGLLLQKYLK; encoded by the coding sequence ATGGCAGAAGCGCAAATTGGGATTATTGGTGGCAGTGGTCTTTACAAAATGGATGCACTCAAAGATATAGAAGAAGTGCAAGTAGATACGCCGTTTGGTTCACCTTCTGATGCGTTAATTTTGGGGAGATTAGATGGCACTAAAGTAGCTTTTTTGGCTCGTCATGGTCGCAATCATACGTTATTGCCATCAGAGTTGCCATTTCGTGCCAATATCTATGCCATGAAGCAATTAGGTGTAAAGTACTTAATTTCAGCTAGTGCGGTGGGTTCACTAAAAGCAGAAGCCAAACCACTAGATATGGTAATTCCCGACCAATTTATTGACAGAACAAAAAACCGGATTTCAACGTTTTTTGGTGAAGGGATTGTAGCTCATATTGCCTTTGGCGATCCGGTTTGTCATAACTTGGCTGGTGTCTTAGCAGATGCGATCGCATCTTTGAATTTACCAGAAGTAACTCTGCATCGCGGTGGCACTTATGTATGCATGGAAGGGCCAGCATTTTCCACCAAAGCGGAATCAAATCTTTACCGCAGTTGGGGCGCAACAGTAATTGGTATGACAAATTTACCCGAAGCAAAGTTAGCTAGGGAAGCAGAAATTGCCTATGCAACTTTAGCACTGGTAACAGATTACGATTGTTGGCATCCCGATCACGATAGTGTCACAGTGGAAATGGTGATTAGAAATTTACAGCGTAATGCAGTTAATGCTCAAAAGGTAATTCAAGAAACTGTACGTCGCTTAAGTGAAAATCCACCTGCTAGCGATGCACATTCGGCTTTGAAGTATGCGATTTTGACTCAGTTGGATAAAGCACCAACAGCGACAAAAGAAAAATTAGGATTGTTGTTGCAGAAATATTTGAAGTAG
- a CDS encoding HAD family phosphatase, whose protein sequence is MLSAILFDLDGTIVNTDPIHYLAWKQKLADYGLEIDEAFYKSRISGRLNPEIVKDILPQLSDAEGLKFADEKEALFRELAPNLQPLNGFSELLAWTDAHQLKRALVTNAPRLNAEFMLEVLGIKQAFDLVVLAEDCTAGKPDPTPYQVTLSKLGIKPDQAIALEDSPSGIRSAVAAGIRTLGIASTHDPKILLEVGAFIAIPDFTSLQLWTLLNSMTEEDLSSISKYS, encoded by the coding sequence ATGCTATCTGCAATTCTCTTTGACTTAGACGGTACTATTGTAAACACTGACCCCATACATTACCTGGCTTGGAAACAAAAGCTAGCTGATTATGGCCTAGAAATTGACGAGGCTTTCTACAAATCTAGAATTAGCGGACGACTGAACCCAGAAATTGTTAAAGACATTTTGCCACAATTATCAGACGCAGAAGGACTAAAATTTGCCGATGAAAAAGAAGCACTTTTCCGAGAACTTGCACCCAATTTGCAGCCTCTAAACGGATTTTCGGAACTCTTAGCTTGGACAGATGCACATCAATTAAAGCGTGCTTTAGTCACAAATGCTCCTAGATTAAATGCTGAATTTATGCTAGAAGTTTTAGGTATCAAACAAGCTTTTGACCTAGTTGTTTTAGCAGAAGATTGTACAGCAGGTAAACCAGACCCTACACCTTATCAAGTTACTCTCAGTAAATTGGGGATTAAGCCAGATCAAGCGATCGCTTTAGAAGACTCACCCTCAGGAATTCGTTCTGCTGTCGCTGCTGGTATCCGCACCCTTGGTATTGCTTCTACCCACGATCCTAAAATCTTACTAGAAGTTGGTGCTTTTATCGCAATACCTGATTTTACAAGCTTGCAACTTTGGACATTACTCAATTCAATGACCGAAGAAGATTTGAGTAGTATATCAAAATACAGTTAA
- a CDS encoding PEP-CTERM sorting domain-containing protein (PEP-CTERM proteins occur, often in large numbers, in the proteomes of bacteria that also encode an exosortase, a predicted intramembrane cysteine proteinase. The presence of a PEP-CTERM domain at a protein's C-terminus predicts cleavage within the sorting domain, followed by covalent anchoring to some some component of the (usually Gram-negative) cell surface. Many PEP-CTERM proteins exhibit an unusual sequence composition that includes large numbers of potential glycosylation sites. Expression of one such protein has been shown restore the ability of a bacterium to form floc, a type of biofilm.) produces MSTYLNDHLYLHSTKTIFLPKAWTILKKVGLIAICEMVFLVSIVVDETSAMQISAIHPSLSTCIRGKDACVQKISDEILSDKEEIDIFLRIESSAASSSQQGYNTDALLDKSLGTEIASHSLKLSDVPIVNIGGTEYREFILRINEPSITNNNQDLSKIVLEKLEIFLGNTPNLTNYPTFDGNASKIFDIEQNSVLLQDINSDKNSYDYFVYIKESFFSAQVKKQEKQQYVYLFSQFTNAEGGVEEWAVRKVDKEAMLPPIIPDGAGGGGGGTGEILLGSVIAGLGLPQIVGAGKATSSSYINPPIVSGNKILQEITVPQSEAPRLDATNSSDVPEPTTWLASLMGLGLIVKVRSISRDRQIGK; encoded by the coding sequence ATGTCTACGTATTTAAACGATCATTTATATTTACACAGCACAAAAACTATATTTTTGCCCAAAGCTTGGACAATTCTTAAAAAAGTTGGCTTGATTGCAATCTGTGAGATGGTTTTCCTCGTCAGCATTGTGGTTGATGAAACTTCTGCTATGCAAATCAGTGCTATTCATCCTAGTTTATCCACCTGTATTAGAGGTAAGGATGCTTGCGTTCAGAAGATTAGCGATGAAATTCTCTCAGATAAAGAGGAAATTGATATATTTTTGCGGATTGAATCCTCTGCGGCTAGTTCTAGCCAGCAAGGTTATAACACAGATGCACTTTTAGATAAGTCTCTCGGTACAGAGATAGCTTCTCACTCATTAAAATTAAGTGATGTACCAATAGTTAATATTGGTGGTACAGAGTATCGTGAGTTTATCTTAAGAATTAATGAGCCAAGTATTACGAATAATAACCAAGATTTATCAAAAATTGTTTTAGAAAAGTTAGAAATTTTCTTAGGAAATACTCCTAATTTGACTAATTATCCCACTTTTGATGGCAATGCTAGCAAAATTTTTGATATTGAGCAAAATTCAGTTCTGCTGCAAGATATCAACTCTGACAAGAATAGCTACGATTATTTTGTATATATTAAGGAAAGTTTCTTTTCGGCACAAGTCAAAAAACAGGAAAAACAGCAATATGTTTACCTATTCTCTCAATTCACTAATGCTGAAGGTGGAGTAGAAGAATGGGCAGTGAGAAAGGTAGATAAAGAAGCCATGTTACCTCCTATAATACCTGACGGAGCAGGAGGGGGAGGCGGAGGAACAGGAGAAATTTTATTAGGTTCTGTAATTGCTGGACTAGGATTACCACAGATTGTTGGTGCTGGTAAAGCAACTAGTTCTAGTTACATCAATCCGCCAATTGTCAGTGGGAATAAAATTTTACAGGAAATAACAGTTCCACAATCAGAAGCACCAAGACTAGACGCAACAAACTCAAGTGATGTACCAGAACCAACAACTTGGTTAGCCTCTTTGATGGGGCTGGGTTTAATAGTTAAAGTAAGATCTATATCCCGCGATCGCCAGATTGGGAAATAG
- a CDS encoding NAD(P)/FAD-dependent oxidoreductase gives MTLRKHPVVIIGAGPAGLTAAYELIKHGIKSIVLEKADKVGGIARTEVYKDYRFDIGGHRFYTKVEEVKQLWQEVLGEEFLKVPRLSRIYYRGKFFNYPLSAFNALSNLGIVESVLILLSYFKAKLWPNPEEKTLDQWVTNRFGSRLYKIFFKTYTEKVWGIPCNKIQAEWAAQRIKGLSLKAAVLNALFGSNDTKTLIKEFDYPVLGPGLMWQRFQEAVESKGSEVCLNTKVTRIQREGTEIKSITVQEDGKIRQITGEHFISTMPVTLLVSRLDPPAPDEVIQAAKSLNYRNFIIVSLIIDAKDLFPDNWIYVHSSEVKVGRIQNFKNWSAAMVPDPNKTCLGMEYFCSDGDEIWTMSDSELLDLATSEVAKLGLADESIVEDGVVLRQAKAYPVYDRDYRQHLQVIQNYLAKFDNMQTIGRNGMHRYNNQDHSMLTGMLAVRNLLGENHNLWEVNTERSYYEDFTKDELKSKSKALMVQRF, from the coding sequence ATGACTTTGAGAAAACATCCTGTAGTAATCATTGGCGCAGGCCCAGCTGGTTTGACTGCTGCCTACGAACTGATCAAGCATGGAATAAAATCTATAGTGCTGGAAAAAGCTGATAAAGTAGGTGGTATTGCTCGCACGGAAGTTTATAAAGACTACCGCTTCGATATTGGCGGTCACCGTTTTTACACTAAAGTCGAGGAAGTAAAGCAACTTTGGCAAGAAGTCTTGGGAGAAGAGTTTCTCAAAGTCCCTCGTTTGTCACGCATTTATTACCGGGGTAAGTTCTTTAACTATCCTCTATCAGCATTCAACGCGCTATCAAATCTTGGTATCGTTGAAAGTGTCTTGATTTTATTGAGCTACTTCAAGGCCAAATTGTGGCCTAACCCTGAAGAAAAAACTTTAGATCAGTGGGTAACTAATCGTTTTGGCAGTCGCCTCTACAAAATATTTTTCAAAACCTATACTGAAAAAGTATGGGGTATTCCCTGCAATAAAATTCAAGCAGAGTGGGCGGCGCAACGCATTAAAGGATTATCTTTGAAGGCAGCTGTGTTGAATGCCTTATTTGGTAGTAACGATACTAAAACCTTAATCAAGGAATTTGATTATCCAGTTTTGGGGCCAGGTTTGATGTGGCAACGTTTCCAAGAAGCGGTAGAAAGCAAAGGAAGTGAAGTTTGCCTCAATACTAAAGTCACTCGGATTCAACGCGAAGGCACCGAGATTAAGAGTATTACTGTTCAGGAAGATGGTAAAATTCGCCAAATTACTGGAGAGCATTTTATCTCCACCATGCCTGTAACACTACTAGTCAGCCGTCTCGATCCTCCAGCGCCAGATGAGGTGATTCAGGCAGCAAAATCTCTCAATTATCGGAATTTTATCATTGTATCGTTGATCATTGATGCTAAAGATTTATTTCCCGATAACTGGATTTATGTTCATAGTTCCGAGGTGAAAGTCGGCCGGATCCAAAACTTTAAGAATTGGAGTGCTGCTATGGTTCCCGACCCCAATAAAACTTGTTTGGGGATGGAATATTTTTGTAGCGATGGTGATGAAATCTGGACTATGTCTGATAGCGAATTACTTGATTTAGCAACATCTGAAGTTGCCAAATTAGGGCTTGCTGATGAAAGTATAGTTGAGGATGGTGTAGTATTACGCCAAGCAAAAGCTTATCCAGTATATGACCGTGATTACCGCCAGCATTTGCAAGTAATTCAAAACTATTTAGCAAAATTTGATAACATGCAAACAATTGGTCGTAATGGAATGCATCGCTATAACAATCAAGACCACTCGATGTTGACAGGTATGTTAGCAGTAAGGAATTTACTTGGTGAAAATCATAATTTGTGGGAAGTCAATACTGAACGCTCTTACTATGAAGACTTCACTAAAGATGAGCTGAAGTCTAAATCTAAAGCACTCATGGTGCAAAGATTTTAA
- a CDS encoding glycosyltransferase family 2 protein — MTLSTLQDLPSISVIIPVYNGGKDFNKCLQSISQTVYPDYEVIVVADGDTDGSWLLAKNFGVTVIRNPISVGPAKARNLGAKMARGELLFFVDADVEIYPDTLEKVALTFQQEADISALIGCYDDAPGAKNFLSQYKNLFHHYTHQTASEDASTFWGACGSIRRDIFWEIGGFDEKYRRPSVEDIELGYRLKRNNHRIKLCKNIQVKHLKRWEVISLLKAEFFYRALPWTALILRDRQMINDLNLKLKSRISIVLIYTILVSLGASFWWASSLILTSVLSFILLILNAPVYQFFHTKRGFLFALQTVIWHWLYYFYSGLAFAVGVIHHQIFHNRWLSLWLLEKLSFGSR, encoded by the coding sequence TTGACTTTATCAACATTGCAAGATTTACCTAGTATCTCTGTGATTATTCCTGTCTACAATGGTGGCAAAGATTTTAACAAATGTCTTCAGAGTATTTCCCAAACTGTATATCCAGACTATGAAGTAATCGTAGTAGCTGATGGTGATACAGATGGTTCTTGGCTCTTAGCTAAGAATTTTGGAGTCACAGTAATTAGAAATCCTATCTCCGTTGGCCCAGCCAAAGCACGTAACTTAGGTGCAAAAATGGCTCGAGGTGAGTTACTTTTTTTTGTGGACGCTGATGTGGAAATTTATCCTGATACCTTAGAAAAAGTTGCTTTGACTTTTCAGCAGGAAGCAGATATATCAGCATTAATTGGCTGTTACGATGACGCACCCGGAGCCAAAAATTTCTTGTCTCAATACAAGAATTTATTTCATCACTATACTCATCAGACAGCATCAGAAGATGCATCTACCTTTTGGGGCGCTTGTGGCTCTATCCGCAGAGATATTTTTTGGGAAATAGGTGGTTTTGATGAAAAATATCGTCGTCCATCTGTAGAAGACATTGAGTTAGGCTATCGCCTGAAGCGGAATAATCATCGAATTAAGCTTTGTAAGAACATTCAAGTCAAACATCTCAAGCGATGGGAAGTAATTTCTTTACTCAAAGCCGAATTTTTCTATCGGGCCCTTCCTTGGACTGCGTTAATCTTACGCGATCGCCAAATGATTAACGACTTAAATTTGAAGTTGAAAAGCCGAATTAGCATTGTGTTAATTTACACAATTCTAGTTAGCCTGGGAGCAAGTTTTTGGTGGGCAAGTTCCCTAATATTGACTTCGGTTTTGAGCTTTATACTGCTGATACTCAATGCTCCTGTTTACCAATTTTTTCACACTAAACGAGGGTTTTTGTTTGCTCTGCAAACCGTGATTTGGCATTGGTTGTATTACTTTTACAGTGGTCTGGCATTTGCCGTTGGTGTGATCCATCATCAAATATTTCATAATCGTTGGCTCTCTTTGTGGTTGTTGGAAAAGCTTTCTTTCGGTAGTCGTTAA
- a CDS encoding glycosyltransferase family 2 protein: MGSYQPHSQISLLNLPLVSVIVPAYNAADFIQKTLRSIISQTYKNIEVLVVDDGSQDRTAEIVESIALQDQRVRLLRQKNSGVAAARNLAIQNSQGEFIAPIDADDIWYPQNLEKQVQCILEAGSDVGLVYGWSVDIDENDLPTGAFRVSHIEGKVYKTLLCHYFLGNASACLIRSTCLKALGGYNCNFQANNAQGCEDWELSLRIAENYQFKVVPEFLIGYRQVGSSMSGDYQKMAKSHKLMLDAVRRNHQQIPNLVYGLSSSSFYMYLARQSSQSGSDRNTLFWLSQALKSNYLTPILHLNLYILSIKTLWRRISKFLPWLFVFQADIFGKLQQMLRKNKVNQRYQYIHVTNIHKSQLNIQLKILFSSMLHRAMELI, translated from the coding sequence ATGGGTAGCTATCAGCCACATTCTCAGATTTCTTTGCTTAATTTGCCTTTGGTATCAGTGATTGTTCCTGCATATAATGCAGCGGATTTTATTCAGAAAACATTACGCTCTATTATTTCACAGACATATAAAAATATAGAGGTATTAGTAGTAGATGATGGTTCTCAAGATAGAACAGCCGAGATAGTGGAATCAATTGCGTTACAAGACCAACGTGTAAGATTATTACGCCAGAAAAATTCTGGGGTAGCTGCTGCTCGCAACTTAGCAATTCAAAATTCCCAGGGCGAATTTATTGCACCAATTGATGCAGATGATATCTGGTATCCGCAAAATCTAGAAAAGCAAGTGCAATGTATTTTAGAGGCAGGTTCAGATGTTGGTTTAGTCTATGGATGGTCGGTAGATATTGATGAAAATGACTTACCTACAGGGGCTTTTCGTGTTTCTCATATCGAAGGTAAGGTTTACAAAACATTGTTATGCCACTATTTTTTAGGCAATGCTAGTGCTTGTTTAATTCGGAGTACTTGTTTAAAAGCTCTAGGTGGCTACAACTGCAATTTTCAAGCAAATAATGCCCAAGGCTGTGAAGATTGGGAACTCTCCCTACGAATAGCAGAAAATTATCAATTTAAAGTTGTGCCGGAATTTCTGATTGGCTATCGTCAAGTTGGTAGCAGTATGTCTGGAGATTATCAGAAAATGGCGAAATCTCATAAATTAATGTTGGATGCTGTACGCAGAAACCATCAACAAATCCCCAACTTAGTTTATGGGTTATCCAGCAGTAGTTTTTATATGTACTTAGCACGCCAAAGTAGTCAAAGTGGAAGCGATCGCAATACTCTATTCTGGCTATCTCAAGCTTTAAAATCCAATTACCTTACACCTATTTTGCATTTAAATCTATATATCTTAAGTATTAAAACGCTGTGGAGACGTATATCTAAGTTTTTACCGTGGCTATTTGTCTTTCAGGCAGATATCTTTGGCAAACTCCAACAGATGCTCAGGAAAAATAAAGTAAATCAGAGATATCAATATATTCATGTTACCAACATCCATAAGTCGCAATTAAACATCCAATTAAAAATTTTATTTAGCAGTATGTTACATCGGGCGATGGAATTAATTTAG
- a CDS encoding glycosyltransferase family 2 protein, producing MATAVLDIDLKQLPQEICGLDRYQKAFILIRLQGQPIGKALLPVTKGRISGVELQEQLIHAAGPLLWERWLHNYLEWDETGTGNSELPTATVAVCTRDRPDDLKRCLDALMQLPDDGQEFLVIDNCPSTDATRCIVESYPRVRYVREDFAGSSAARNRALREAKNEIVAFTDDDAKPDPNWLRALVRNFHDPRVVCVTGQVMPLELENEAQEWFENYSPLGRGFKRLVFDGTTSHRFHVAKLGVSANMALRRNILDSIGAFDEVLGVGTPTRCGEDHELFSRILAGGYKVIYEPTALSWHRHRRTWEETRKALYGYGVGVYSFWTRCLLLEREFGVLLLPLGWFLHDQIPNLIKSVFRFPGSKPLDLLLAELQGCLVGPWSYFVSRQQYKLKSKQL from the coding sequence ATGGCAACTGCTGTTCTTGACATTGATTTAAAGCAACTCCCCCAGGAAATTTGCGGATTAGATCGTTACCAAAAAGCATTTATTTTAATTCGATTACAAGGCCAACCCATTGGTAAGGCACTGCTCCCAGTAACTAAAGGACGAATAAGTGGAGTTGAATTGCAAGAGCAGCTCATCCATGCAGCAGGCCCATTATTGTGGGAGCGTTGGCTACACAATTACTTAGAGTGGGATGAAACAGGTACAGGTAACTCTGAGCTACCAACAGCAACTGTAGCTGTTTGTACGCGCGATCGCCCCGATGACTTAAAGCGTTGTCTCGACGCACTTATGCAATTACCTGATGATGGACAAGAATTTTTAGTAATTGATAATTGCCCATCAACCGATGCCACGCGCTGTATTGTGGAGAGTTATCCCCGAGTTCGCTACGTCAGAGAAGATTTTGCCGGCTCAAGCGCAGCCCGTAACCGAGCATTGCGTGAAGCAAAAAACGAAATTGTGGCGTTTACAGATGATGATGCCAAACCAGATCCGAATTGGTTGAGAGCTCTCGTCCGCAACTTTCACGATCCCCGGGTAGTTTGCGTGACTGGTCAAGTCATGCCACTAGAACTAGAAAATGAAGCTCAAGAATGGTTTGAGAATTATAGCCCTCTGGGAAGAGGCTTTAAACGTCTAGTTTTTGATGGTACTACTTCTCACAGATTTCATGTAGCAAAACTCGGTGTATCAGCCAACATGGCTTTACGTCGGAACATACTTGATAGCATCGGTGCTTTTGATGAGGTACTTGGTGTTGGTACACCTACCCGTTGCGGAGAAGACCACGAATTATTCTCCCGCATTTTAGCTGGAGGTTACAAAGTTATCTATGAGCCAACTGCATTGAGCTGGCACCGCCACCGCCGGACATGGGAAGAAACACGCAAAGCACTTTATGGTTACGGAGTAGGTGTATATAGTTTCTGGACACGCTGTTTATTGCTAGAAAGAGAGTTTGGTGTACTTTTGCTGCCTTTGGGTTGGTTTTTACACGATCAAATACCTAACCTGATTAAGTCTGTTTTCCGCTTTCCCGGTAGTAAACCATTAGATTTACTTTTAGCTGAACTACAAGGGTGCTTGGTAGGCCCTTGGTCTTATTTCGTTTCTCGCCAACAATACAAACTCAAGAGCAAACAACTATGA